In Pogoniulus pusillus isolate bPogPus1 chromosome 20, bPogPus1.pri, whole genome shotgun sequence, the following are encoded in one genomic region:
- the PLLP gene encoding plasmolipin: protein MAGLPGAARNPSGSPGSSLPALDAAFLLSPIGGLMVAQIVLGLLVWALIADTTYYLHAAYGWVLFVSIFFWILTLLLLLTYLLQLQLKLYVVPWALVLMIFNLVATVLYITAFVTSAAAVQPTSWRQWDYNRRAAASFFACVVMITYGVSTFFSFRAWKGLGSNAATSQASQHA, encoded by the exons ATGGCGGGGCTGCCCGGAGCGGCGCGGAACCCCAGCGGCTCCCCGGGCTCCTCCCTGCCCGCCCTGGatgctgccttcctcctctcGCCCATCGGGGGGCTGATGGTTGCCCAGATC gtgctgggcctGCTGGTGTGGGCACTGATCGCAGACACAACGTACTACCTCCACGCTGCCTACGGCTGGGTGCTGTTCGTGTCCATCTTCTTCTGGATACTgacactgctgctcctcctgacttacctcctgcagctccagctcaagCTCTACGTGGTCCCCTGGGCCCTTGTG CTGATGATCTTCAACCTGGTGGCCACTGTGCTCTACATCACTGCCTTCGTGACCAGCGCCGCCGCCGTCCAGCCCACGTCCTGGCGCCAGTGGGACTACAACCGCAGGGCTGCCGCCTCC TTCTTCGCCTGCGTGGTGATGATCACCTACGGGGTGAGCACCTTCTTCAGCTTCCGcgcctggaaggggctgggcaGCAACGCGGCCACCAGCCAAGCCAGCCAGCACGCCtag